A DNA window from Candidatus Methylomirabilota bacterium contains the following coding sequences:
- the sufB gene encoding Fe-S cluster assembly protein SufB, producing MSSKSKMIEALANQEYKYGFVTEIEEEAVPHGLNEEVIRLISAKKNEPDWMLQWRLKAYRHWAKLEKSEAEPKWANVTYPPIDYQGIRYYAAPKRQTEGPKSLNEVDPKLLETFEKLGIPLAERKRLSGIAVDAVFDSVSVATTFKEKLGEMGIIFCSFSEAVQNHPDLVRKYLGSVVPYTDNFFATLNSAVFSDGSFCYIPKGVRCPMELSTYFRINAAETGQFERTLIIADEGAYVSYLEGCTAPMRDVNQLHAAVVELIAHDDAQIKYSTVQNWYPGDKEGKGG from the coding sequence GTGAGCAGTAAGTCAAAGATGATTGAGGCCCTGGCTAACCAGGAGTATAAGTACGGGTTTGTGACGGAGATCGAGGAGGAAGCTGTTCCTCACGGATTGAACGAGGAGGTCATTCGTCTTATCTCCGCCAAGAAAAATGAGCCCGACTGGATGCTGCAGTGGCGTCTGAAGGCCTACCGGCATTGGGCGAAGCTGGAAAAGTCAGAGGCGGAGCCGAAGTGGGCCAACGTCACATATCCACCTATCGACTACCAGGGCATCCGGTACTATGCGGCGCCTAAGCGGCAGACGGAGGGACCCAAGAGCCTCAATGAGGTCGATCCGAAGCTGCTGGAGACGTTCGAGAAGCTGGGCATCCCTTTGGCGGAGCGGAAGCGGCTCAGCGGCATCGCGGTCGATGCGGTGTTTGACAGCGTCTCGGTGGCCACGACGTTTAAGGAGAAACTCGGCGAGATGGGGATCATCTTCTGCTCCTTTTCCGAGGCGGTGCAGAACCACCCGGACCTGGTCAGGAAGTACCTCGGATCGGTGGTGCCCTACACTGATAACTTCTTTGCCACGCTGAACTCCGCCGTCTTCAGCGACGGGTCGTTCTGCTATATCCCGAAAGGCGTACGCTGCCCGATGGAGCTTTCGACCTACTTCCGGATCAACGCCGCCGAGACGGGCCAGTTCGAGCGGACCCTGATCATCGCCGATGAAGGGGCCTATGTGAGCTACCTGGAAGGGTGCACCGCCCCGATGCGGGACGTGAACCAGTTGCACGCGGCGGTCGTGGAGCTGATCGCCCACGACGACGCCCAGATCAAGTACTCGACGGTCCAGAACTGGTATCCGGGCGATAAGGAGGGCAAGGGCGG
- a CDS encoding Mrp/NBP35 family ATP-binding protein — protein MVTERAVLEALAKIQDPDLHRDIVSLGFVRDVQIDGGKVRFAIELTTPACPVRKQMEEGARQVVAALPGVEQVEVTMTSRVTTSREPQSSYLPGVLNTVAVASGKGGVGKSTVAANLAVALMRTGARVGLMDADVYGPCIPKLMGGGGSLQQTEAGKMIPPLMHGVKIMSMGFFLPKNEAVVWRGPMLHKMVQEFLGHVEWGELDYLVIDLPPGTGDIQLSLCQTIPLTGAVIVSTPQDVALEVASKAILMFEKLKTPILGIVENMSYYACSQCGHREEIFGHGGAKAASEKAGIPFLGEIPLDSYIRQSSDEGRPVAMEPTDSPVARAFHEVAGCLAARISIVNAAAGAPQRPPIVIMR, from the coding sequence ATGGTCACAGAACGGGCGGTACTTGAGGCGCTTGCCAAGATCCAGGATCCGGATCTCCATCGCGATATCGTCTCGCTTGGTTTCGTCAGAGACGTGCAGATCGATGGCGGGAAGGTGAGATTTGCCATCGAGTTGACGACCCCCGCATGCCCGGTCAGAAAGCAGATGGAAGAGGGCGCCAGGCAGGTCGTAGCCGCCCTCCCGGGTGTGGAGCAGGTAGAGGTGACCATGACCTCCCGTGTCACCACCTCCCGCGAGCCCCAATCATCGTACCTGCCTGGGGTGCTGAACACAGTGGCTGTGGCCAGCGGCAAAGGGGGGGTCGGCAAATCGACAGTGGCGGCGAACCTGGCCGTCGCCCTGATGCGGACTGGCGCCAGGGTCGGGCTCATGGATGCGGACGTCTACGGTCCGTGCATTCCCAAGCTCATGGGCGGTGGTGGCTCGTTGCAGCAGACGGAAGCCGGGAAGATGATTCCACCCCTGATGCATGGTGTGAAGATCATGTCTATGGGGTTCTTCCTGCCGAAGAATGAGGCGGTGGTCTGGCGAGGCCCCATGCTGCACAAGATGGTCCAGGAATTCCTGGGCCACGTCGAGTGGGGGGAGTTGGATTACCTGGTGATCGATCTGCCGCCAGGGACGGGCGACATCCAACTGAGCCTGTGCCAAACGATTCCGCTTACGGGCGCCGTCATCGTCTCCACCCCTCAGGATGTGGCGCTGGAGGTCGCTTCCAAGGCCATCCTGATGTTCGAAAAGCTCAAGACTCCGATCCTGGGGATTGTCGAGAATATGAGCTACTATGCCTGCTCGCAGTGCGGCCACCGCGAGGAGATCTTCGGGCATGGCGGGGCGAAGGCGGCAAGCGAGAAGGCCGGGATCCCGTTCCTGGGCGAGATTCCGCTTGATTCGTACATCCGCCAGAGCAGCGACGAGGGAAGGCCCGTGGCCATGGAGCCGACTGACTCGCCCGTTGCGCGGGCCTTTCATGAGGTTGCAGGCTGTCTGGCCGCCAGGATCAGCATCGTCAATGCGGCTGCCGGTGCGCCACAAAGGCCACCGATAGTGATAATGCGGTAG